The sequence CGCCAGTTCCAGCGGGTCTTCGTGCTTGCCGATGGCATGCAGGTCAGGGAAGCGCGCATGCGCAACGGCCTTCTTTCCATCGATCTCGTCCGGCCTGAAATTTCAAACGTGGTGAAGAAAATTAATATTTCCGTCTCAGAGTAGAACGTGAACGCCGGAATCGGACATGAATCGCTCGGCGTGAAGAAGGAGGCTGAAATATGCTTTTAAAAGAAGCGCATGCGCGTCTCACCCGGTCCCAGCTCGCCCATATCGGCGAGGGAGAAGTGGGATATATCCGCAAGATCCGTGCGGAAGACGTAAGCCGCTGTTTCCCGGAAGCGCCTGATCTCGATCCGCAACTGGATCTGTGGGCACTGTTTGGTGCGGATGGTACGCCGATCCTCCTGACCGACAACCGTTCAAGTACGTTTTTCAAGGCTGCCGAAGACGATCTCAAGACCGTCAGCCTGCATTGAATAAAAAAGCCCGCTTTTGAGCGGGCTTTTTCCTTGATGCATCAAAGGAACGGGCGGTCCGGCATGTCGTCGATCGAGATGACGCCGTCCTTGTTCTTGTCCAGCCGCTCGAACATTTTTTCGCCGGCTGCGGTGAACTCGGCCTTGCTGACCTGACCGTTCTCGTCGGTATCGGCCCAGCGCATCATCCCCAGGCCCGCGCCCTTGCCGCCATGCTTGCCCCAGCCCTGATGACCGGAACGGCCGCCATGTTCGCGTTCGGCGCGCTTGCCTTCGGGGCCTCTACCGTCTTCGGCTTTGGCATCCTGACGCTCGGGACGCGGATTGGCGGCGCGGAAGGCCTCCATCTTGGCCTGGCGATATTCACGCATTTCCTTCGGCGTGATCGAACCGTCCTTGTCCTTGTCGATCTCGGCGAAAAGCGCATCCTGCCGTGCCGCGAATTCTTCCTTTGAAATCTTGCCGTCCTTGTTGGTATCGGCAACCTTCAGAAGGTGAACGAAAGCGGCTTCCTGGCGGATCGGCATGCGATCCTTATGGCCTTTGCCGGGTGCGGCGAAGCTCGCCGTCGCGGCCGTGCTGAGCACAAGGGCTGCGCCAAGAGCAGAGAGGGCGATTTTTCGTGTGGTCATCGTCATTACCTTTCTTTGGTGTCCCTGAAGAAAAGATAGTGACCTCCACCCAGCCTCACCACTTAAACATCCGTAAGGTGGATGAAGCTTCGGTAATGTTCACTGCCCTGTTTTTCAAAAATGCCGGTCAGCCGGCGATGGTTCTCGCCAGGAAGCCGGTCAGATCGTCGGTGATGTAGTCGATATGCGCATCCGTATCGACGGGAATTTCCCAGCGTTCCATGATGACACCCTCGAGGTTCGAAGGCACGAGCAGCACAGTCTTCATGCCGAGCGCCTTGGGAGCCGCGAGATTGCGCGGCAGATCCTCGAACATCGCGGCTTTTTTCGTATCGAGTTTCGCAAGTGCGGCGAACTTCTCATAGGTCGCGCTGGCCGGCTTCGGCAGATAGTCTGCGGCGACGATATCGAAAATATCCTCGAAATGATCGAGAATGCCGAGCGCGCCGGCAGCCGCCTGCGCATGTTTCACGCTGCCATTGGTCAGGATGAACTTGCGGCCTGGCAGTGCCTTGATCGCCGCGCCAAGTTCCGGATGGGGTTTCAGCGCCGAATAATCGATGGCGTGGGCACGTTCCAGAAACTCGTCGGGGCTGATGCCGTAATTGATCATCAGGCCCTGAAGCGTGGTGCCGTGGTCGTGATAATAGCGTTTCTGCAGCTTCCGAGCCTCGTCGGGATCGAGTTTCAGAAGCTCCGCCACATACGCCGTCATGTTGCGGTCGATCTGGGAAAACAGATTGACGTGATGCGGATAGAGCGTGTTGTCGAGATCGAAGACCCATTCGCTCACATGGGCGAAATCGGCGGCATCGGGTAGGTTTTTCGGCTTTGTGTCCATGGGCTGCTTTATGCCCCTTTCGAAGGGCGAAGAAAATCGAAAAGACGACGATTGCTGAGAAAATCGGGCTTGGCTGTGGCCTGCGGCGCATGATACCGCGAGGATCATGGAACTTTGGATAGGCATCACTTTCGCAAGCGCGTTCCTGCAGAACCTGCGCTCGACCCTGCAAAAACACCTCAAGGGCATGATGGGCACGACGGGCGCAACCTTCGTGCGCTTCGTGTTCGGAATGCCCTTTGCTCTCGCCTATCTCGCCTTTCTGCATTTCGGGCTCGGTCGGCCACTGCCGGTGCCGAACATGTCTTTTGCCGTATGGGCGACGGTCGGGGCCATGGCGCAGATCGCCGCCACCTTTCTCCTGGTCCACCTGTTTTCCTTCCGCAACTTCGCGGTCGGCACGGCCTATTCCCGCACCGAACCCGCGCAGGCGGCGCTGTTTGCGCTCATTTTCATCGGTGAAAGCGTCAATGGCGGCACATTGGCGGCCATTGCGGTTTCAGTTGCCGGCGTCATGCTGATTTCGGTGGCGCGCACGGAAGTGACGCCTGCCTCCATTCTCACTTCCATCTTCAGCCGGACAGCCGGTATCGGCCTCGCCTCTGGTGCTTTCTTCGGCCTGTCGTCGGTTGCCTATCGGTCGGCGTCGCTGGCGCTTGCGCCGAGCCTTCCCACCCCGGATGCGGTGATGCAGGCGGGCTTCACGCTCGTCGTCGTCATCGTGATGCAGACCGTCTCGATGTTCTTGTGGATCGTCTGGCGGGAGAGGGAGGAATTGCAGCACATCGCAAAGGCGTGGAAACCGTCGCTTGCGGTCGGTTTCGTGGGGGCCACGGCGTCATTCGGCTGGTTCACGGCGATGACCCTGCAGCAGGCCGCCGTGGTGAAGGCACTGGCGCAGGTGGAAATGCTCTTCGCCTTCGCCTCGACCGTGCTGTTCTTCAAGGAAAAGATCAACCGGCTCGAGCTTTCCGGGTGCCTGCTGATCGTCGTGGGTGTGCTGTCGCTGCTGGCATTCGGCTGAATGCCTGTTGTGGCGGACGGGCCTGCCGTCCGCCACGGAACAAATCAGGGCACGATCAGCGTGCCGGCGCCTTCCGTGAAGATTTCCAGAAGCACCGAATGCGGCGTCTTGCCGTTGAGGATCACCACGCCCTGCACGCCGGCCTTGATGGCCTCGATGCAGGTCTCGACCTTCGGGATCATGCCGCCGGAAATCGTGCCGTCCTTGATAAGGGCGCGCGCCTGCGAGACCGTCAGTTCCTTGATGAGTTCCTTGTTGCGGTCAAGAACGCCCGGCACGTCGGTCAGGAACAGCAGGCGTGTGGCGTTCAGCGCGCCGGCGATGGCGCCGGCAAAGGTGTCGGCGTTGATGTTGTAGGTGGCGCCATCGCGGCCGGGAGCGACGGGGGCGATGACCGGGATCATCTCGGACTTGGCGAGCAGGTCGAGCAATGTGCGGTCAACTTCCACCACCTCACCGACGAAACCGAGATCGAGAACGCGCTCGATATTGCTGTCGGGATCGATGACGGTCTTTTTCGCCTTTTCGGCGAAGACCATGTTGCCGTCCTTGCCGCAAAGGCCGATCGCCCATTCGCCCGTCTGGTTGATGAGCGCGACGATTTCCTTGTTGATCGAACCGGCCAGAACCATTTCGACAATCTCGACCGTCTTGGCGTCGGTGACGCGAAGGCCGCCTTCGAATTTCGATTCGATGCCCATCTTGGTCAGCATCGCGCCGATCTGCGGGCCGCCGCCATGCACGACGATGGGGTTGATCCCGGACTGCTTCAACAGGGCGATATCTTCCGCGAAAGCCTTGCCGAGTGTCGAATCCCCCATGGCGTGCCCACCATATTTCACCACGATGGTCTTGTTCTCGTATTTCTGCATGAAGGGCAGAGCCTGTGCGAGCAGCCGCGCCTGAGTTTCGCTTTCGGAAGCAGTCATGGAAAAACCTCGGTCTGTGGTTGCGGCCCTGAAGAGCCTTTCATCGCTCTACAGCATCGGCGCAGAAATCGGAATCGATTTTTGCGGTGCAGGATGCATGGATTCGACATGTCGGCGCGTTTGCAAGGACAGGCGGAATAGCTGCTTTTGACGAATGAAATAACCTCCGGGCCTTATTGTGTCGGGCCACGGTAAAATTCTGGTTTTGGGCGCTCCAAGGCGCGTAATAAGATTGACATAAAGCACCAATCGGACCAGCCTTGTTCGCAGCAGGGGAGGGGTTATTCAGCAGGGCGACGGGACAGTCGCGCGTCGTGAAACGATGCTGGCCTGAACGACCGAGGAGTTTGAAGACCTATGACGGCACCGGATCGAGACAAGCAAAGCGGTTTGCGGGACGAAGTGCTCGCCGGGGAATATGTGCTGGGTGCCTTGCCGCCGGAGAACATGGCGGAGCTTGCCAAACGCGTGAAGCGGGACCGTCAGTTCGCTGCCATGGTCCGGCGCTGGCGGGACAATCTGGCCGAAACCGAATATCGGGAAAAGGCAACCGTTGCGGCCTTGCTCGAAAGGGATCCGGCCCGATCCGGTCTGCCTTTCAGGAGCCAGCCGCTGCGCAATGGCAGCATCTTTGCCGCCATGCTTTCAGAGATCTGGCATTCGGTGCGGTTCTGGCGGCTTCTGGCGTTGACGGCGATGCTCTGGACCGCCGTTCTGCTTTTCACCATCGCCTGAGAGGCGCAGCTTTCAGAGAGAGATCGTTCTGACGATCTCAGCGCGCAGGCTATCCAGCCCGAAGGATTTTTCCGAGGATGTGGCGAGAACTTCCGGATAGGCGGCGGGGCGCTTGCGGATTTTCTCCAGCGTTTCGCCGATCAGCCGCGGAACACCGGCATCCTTGATCTTGTCCGTCTTTGTCAGCACGATCTGGTAGGACACGGCCGCCTTGTCGAGCAGGCTCAGAACCTCCTCGTCGTTCTTCTTCAGGCCGTGGCGGGAATCGATCAGCACATAGACGCGCTTCAGTGTCGCGCGGCCGCGCAGGTAATCGAAGACGAGCTTGGTCCAGGTATCCACCTGGTCCTTGGGCGCCTGCGCATAACCGTAACCCGGCATGTCGACCAGTGCCATGGGCGGCAGGTCGCCGGCTTCGCCGGAATAACCTTCCGGAACGAAATAGTTCAGTTCCTGGGTGCGTCCGGGCGTGTTGGATGTGCGGGCAAGCCCCTTGTGGCCCACCAGCGCATTGATGAGCGAGGACTTGCCGACATTCGAGCGACCGGCAAAAGCAATTTCCGGCGGGCCTTCGGGCGGCAGGAATTTCATCGCGGGGACACCGCGAATGAAAATCCAGGGTCGCCCGAAAAGGGGCTTTTCGGTTGCCGGACCGGTGTCACTCATTTCGATTGCACCGGCTTTCGCTTGAACAGCCCTTTGAGATTGTCGAACAGTTCGATCTTGGCGCCATGGCGCTTCATGATGACGGCCTGCTGGCTGATGGAAAGCGTGTTGTTCCACGCCCAGTAGATGACCAGACCAGCCGGGAAGGAAGCCAGCATGAAGGTGAAGATCAGCGGCATCCAGGTGAAGATCATCGCCTGTGTCGGATCGGGCGGTGTCGGGTTCATGCGCATCTGCAGGAACATGGTGATGCCCATGATCAGCGGCCATACGCCGATCATCAGGAAATGCGGCACGTCGTAGGGCAGAAGGCCGAACAGGTTGAACAGCGATGTCGGATCGGGCGCGGAAAGGTCGTGGATCCAGCCGAAGAACGGTGCATGCCGCATTTCGATGGTGACGTAGATGACCTTGTAGAGCGCGAAGAAGACAGGGATCTGCAGCAGCATCGGCCAGCAGCCGGCCACCGGATTGATCTTCTCTTCCTTGTAGAGCTGCATCATCGCCTGCTGCATGGCCATGCGGTCATCGCCATGCTTGGCCTTGAGCTCTTCCATCTTCGGCTGCACGCGCTTCATGTTCGCCATGGAAGCATACTGCTTGCTGGCGAGCGGGAAGAAGAGCGCCTTGACCACGATGGTGGTGAGCAGGATCGCCACGCCGAAGTTGCCAAAATAACGGAAGAAGAAATCCATCATTTTGAACATCGGCTTG comes from Rhizobium rhizogenes and encodes:
- the argB gene encoding acetylglutamate kinase, producing MTASESETQARLLAQALPFMQKYENKTIVVKYGGHAMGDSTLGKAFAEDIALLKQSGINPIVVHGGGPQIGAMLTKMGIESKFEGGLRVTDAKTVEIVEMVLAGSINKEIVALINQTGEWAIGLCGKDGNMVFAEKAKKTVIDPDSNIERVLDLGFVGEVVEVDRTLLDLLAKSEMIPVIAPVAPGRDGATYNINADTFAGAIAGALNATRLLFLTDVPGVLDRNKELIKELTVSQARALIKDGTISGGMIPKVETCIEAIKAGVQGVVILNGKTPHSVLLEIFTEGAGTLIVP
- a CDS encoding pyrimidine 5'-nucleotidase; the encoded protein is MDTKPKNLPDAADFAHVSEWVFDLDNTLYPHHVNLFSQIDRNMTAYVAELLKLDPDEARKLQKRYYHDHGTTLQGLMINYGISPDEFLERAHAIDYSALKPHPELGAAIKALPGRKFILTNGSVKHAQAAAGALGILDHFEDIFDIVAADYLPKPASATYEKFAALAKLDTKKAAMFEDLPRNLAAPKALGMKTVLLVPSNLEGVIMERWEIPVDTDAHIDYITDDLTGFLARTIAG
- a CDS encoding EF-hand domain-containing protein, producing MTMTTRKIALSALGAALVLSTAATASFAAPGKGHKDRMPIRQEAAFVHLLKVADTNKDGKISKEEFAARQDALFAEIDKDKDGSITPKEMREYRQAKMEAFRAANPRPERQDAKAEDGRGPEGKRAEREHGGRSGHQGWGKHGGKGAGLGMMRWADTDENGQVSKAEFTAAGEKMFERLDKNKDGVISIDDMPDRPFL
- a CDS encoding DMT family transporter, with amino-acid sequence MELWIGITFASAFLQNLRSTLQKHLKGMMGTTGATFVRFVFGMPFALAYLAFLHFGLGRPLPVPNMSFAVWATVGAMAQIAATFLLVHLFSFRNFAVGTAYSRTEPAQAALFALIFIGESVNGGTLAAIAVSVAGVMLISVARTEVTPASILTSIFSRTAGIGLASGAFFGLSSVAYRSASLALAPSLPTPDAVMQAGFTLVVVIVMQTVSMFLWIVWREREELQHIAKAWKPSLAVGFVGATASFGWFTAMTLQQAAVVKALAQVEMLFAFASTVLFFKEKINRLELSGCLLIVVGVLSLLAFG
- the yihA gene encoding ribosome biogenesis GTP-binding protein YihA/YsxC, translating into MSDTGPATEKPLFGRPWIFIRGVPAMKFLPPEGPPEIAFAGRSNVGKSSLINALVGHKGLARTSNTPGRTQELNYFVPEGYSGEAGDLPPMALVDMPGYGYAQAPKDQVDTWTKLVFDYLRGRATLKRVYVLIDSRHGLKKNDEEVLSLLDKAAVSYQIVLTKTDKIKDAGVPRLIGETLEKIRKRPAAYPEVLATSSEKSFGLDSLRAEIVRTISL
- a CDS encoding DUF1150 family protein; this encodes MLLKEAHARLTRSQLAHIGEGEVGYIRKIRAEDVSRCFPEAPDLDPQLDLWALFGADGTPILLTDNRSSTFFKAAEDDLKTVSLH